GCAAGGGGCTCTTCATAGGGAACTTGAGCTCCCGGCACTGTGGTGGCCTCTTCACTTTTGGCAGCCCGGTAAATCCCCTTAGGATCTCTTCTCATGCACTCCTCAAGGGGACACTTCACGTAAACCTCCATGAAATTTTGGATCTCCTTCCTTGCCTTATCTCTAAACTTCCGCTTATTCGCCGTGGCATCAAAGATCACATTCATCCCATGGTCCACAAGCATCTTACCCAAACAAACCAAAGCATTATAGAAAAATTCCCTCTCTTTCTCAGTGTAAGTGGAAAGGGGGAGGAGCTTAGTTCTCAGATCATCAGACTCCAAAATCTCCACATCTATATTCCGTTCCTTGAGCAACTTTTTGACCGTTTGAGCGAGGCTGGACTTGCCCGAAGCTGGAAGACCCGTTATCCAAAGGGCAAAACCCCTCTTATCCTCCATGATATCTCCCCACATTGTTCACGGTTCACCGTTCACGGAATATTCATACGTTAGACATAATTCGTCTCAAGGAAGAAGGCTCTTACTTCGCCAAAAAAAGGTTCTCTTGGGTTTAAATTCTAATTTCAAAATCCTAAGCACCTGCCTGCCGGCAGGCAGGCTAAACAATATCAAATTACCAAAATTAAAATGACCAAAACAAAAACCAAATCTAGAAGAATATTAGTTTTGAATTTCGAAAATTTGGATTTTGAATTTGTTTAAGGATTTAGATTTTCGAATTTAGGATTTTTAAAGTCTTACTTCTTGGAATTATGCCTAGGGCACGGAATATTCTTTAATACGGTCAACGGTGAACGGTAGACGATGAACTTTTAACATCTGGTGGCTCAAAGTAAGAATTGACGTTATGGATATCAAATTTTTCAAAATCGAGAACATTGATGATGAAATTGAAGAGCTTCTTTCGAACATCATCCGTAAGATTTGGATACCAAATGGGACTAGCTATGACTAAAGCACGCCAGGCATAAAAGGGCTGGCAAACCAGGAGAATTTCTTCGTCACCCGTCTTTTCAAGGTAGTTGTGCACGAATTTTAGGAAAAGTATTCGAAAAGCTCCTTTGAGCTCGCCATATTTCTGAAGGGAATAAAAGATATAATTGATGCTCATGGCGGTGAAATCATCCGCTGGTTCTCCCCATTCGCCACGGCTCCTATCCAAAACCCAGAAATCCAATCCGCTTTGGAATAAGACATTCCAAGGATGGAAATCGCCGTGAACCCGAGAGAGACGATATCCCTTATCCTTAATCCTCCATCTCCAATCGATGCATTTTACCTCCACCTTCTGGAAAAAGTCCTCGGCGATGAAATGCCAATCCCCGGGGTAGCTATCGATGAGTCCCATGATGCATTCCCCATGTCCCACCAAATCTCTGATCCTTCGGGTATAAAGCTGGGGATCATCCTTCTTCAGAGCGTGAATTTCCACGAGATAATCGCTCAACGCCTGGGCGCGCATGACGTCTTCCTCGCCGATCATCTCCCGCTCTTTGATGCGTTCCAGATCGTGGAAATATTCTTTTCCCTCTACGTACTCATCGAGCAGGAAGAATTCCACTGCCTCACCCAACGAGATGAGAGAGCTCGTTCTGGTAAAAGCTCCCACATCCAAAGAGGAGATATGCTTGGGAAGTTTATTATAGGTTGAATGGGCCAGGAGGAGAGAGCAAGCCCTGTCGGAGAAATGATCGTGTCCAAATCCCTCCGCCTTCATGGTTTCAAGAACCGCTCTTTTTCTTCGGCCATCCATCTCAAATTCGATTAAAATCGGACTCCCATAACCGAATCCCTTCAATTCGTCCTTCTCTTTGAGATCTGTTAAGCCCCCAAATGGAAAGGATGTTAATCTCCTTTCCATAAAGACAGCGGAGGTAGTCTTGAAGATTTGCCACCTTTAACATCGAACGCCTCCTTAAATCCTAAGCCATGGGTCAGGGGACATGAGTTATGGACGTCTCTACCTTTTACCCATGACCCTTGACCTGTGACCTGCAATGCCTATTCAAATCTAGCTCCCCTCAAAGCCGTGCTGCAGATGCATTTCCTCTCCTTGGGTAACTTTGGAATCATGGCAAAGAGCAGCTTTCGAACCCTCTCATTATTCTCCTGAAAAACCCTGAATACCTCTTCCGCCGTGACCGGTTCAACCTCAGGCATCCCCTCCAACCCCACATCATAATCGGTGATGAGCACAATGGCCACATAGCATAGCTCTAATTCCCTGGCCAGATGGACCTCTGGGTATTGAGTCATATTGATGGCTTCCCACCCCTGTGAGGAAAACCACTTGCTCTCCGAACGAGTGCTGAACCGAGGTCCTTGGATGATCACCACCGTGCCCCGTTCATGAACACTTATCCCAAGCTCTTTAGCGGTCTCATAGGCGATCTTCCTCAACACCGGACAGTAGGGGTCGGCTGCACTCACATGGGTGGATATGGGACCATTATAGAAGGTGTCCCTTCTACCCCTCGTTCTATCCACATATTGATCACAAATGACAAAATCCCCCCTCTTTACGTGGGGCTGCAAGCTTCCCGAAGCACATGGGGCGATGATTTGGGTCACACCCAATTGCTTCATGGCATAAATATTCGCCCGATAGTTTATCATGTGAGGAGGATATTGGTGGTGTCTTCCATGGCGAGGAAGGAAGGCGACTTTCCTTCCTCCGATCTCCCCGATAGCAATCCTATCACTGGGGAGCCCGTAAGGAGTCTCAATGGCGTATTCCCTTACACCCTCTAAGAATGAATAAAATCCTGAACCCCCGAATACCCCTATTTCTGCCTTGGGTTGAACCATAAATAATCATCCTCCTTTAGTTCACCGTTCACAGTTCACAGTTCACCGAAAATATTTTTTTAAAAATTGCGAACGTATACGGTGAACGAACAACGGTGAACGGTGCTACCATTACTTGCTTTCGACTTTCTGAAATTTCGTGCCGCCACAGTGCTTGCACTTCCTGGGTTTGCAACGTCCCTCTTTAATGGCACCACATCCCAAACATTTCCAAATGGCCATTCCCCTCACCCCTATAATTCGTTGGTTAGGCTAAGAAATAGCCTTTAACCATTGCCGACGGATCAGGCGCTGGCAGCTTCCTGTCCAAATTCAAAATTTAAAATGCAAAGTGCAAAATGACAATCCAAAATTTAAAATGGTTTAAAAAACTAATTTTGCATTTTGATATGTCATTTTTATTTTTGATTTTTACATTTTACATTCGTTTTGATACGCTTTGTTAACGGAGCTCGACAGACTTTTCAAAGGATATTCAACCTCGATAATCTTTTCTTCCTCCCCATCCCTACGATACCCCACTTTTACTCGAGGTAAATTTCTGGCCTTACTGTACCTTGCGGCCAAAATAGCTGCTTTCTTAATGGTCTGTTCCCCAACGTCTTTGCCCCTGACCAGAGTCCGCGGACCGGGGTATCCCCTAACTTGAAAAATCCAATCCTCAGGTTGGGTAAGCTCCAAAAAGAGTTCATTCTCCCTTTGATTTCTGGCCACAACTATTTTTATCCCTTCCAGGGAGCGGAAGTGCCTCCCCAATTTGAGCAAATCCAACTCCTTTATGGTGGGATTCTTCTTCTCCGCCAGCAAATCTCTTAGCCGTTGAGAAAAAATGGGATCGGTAAGTAGACATCCTCCCGCAGAAGTGGGAAAATCTTTAAAACCATATCTTTCCGCCAACTCCAGCTGGGGTTTGCGTGATCGTCCCTGGATGGATAGGAGACTTTCTCTATCCACCAACCCCTTCTCCTCGGGTACCGTTAAAGGAAGCAACTTAGCCGAGAGAGGTCGCAAAAGGTACCCCCGGTAACCCGATTCCTTCTCCACAATCCTTAAAGCCGTTCTATTCTGCGATTTTGGGCGTTCTCCAAGGACTTCTCCGCTTACGATGAAGGATGCTCCAATTTGTTCCATAAATTCCCCGGCTTTCTTGACCATGAAGGCGTGACAATCGATGCATGGATTCATATATTTTCCATATCCGTACTTAGGTCTTTTAACTATTTCCAAATGTTCATGGGTGATATCGAAAATATGAAGGGGTATCGAGAGCTGTTTGGCGGCTTCCTTGGCTCTTTTGGCGGAAAAGAAAGGTGTAACAAAACTCACCCCGACAACTTGGATACCCTGCTCCTGGATTACCTTCACCGCAAGCATGCTGTCCAATCCACCCGAAAGCAGAGCCACAGCTTTTATCTCTGTTGGTTGTTGGTTGTTGGTTGTTGGTGTAAAGGACCCATTCTTTGCCATGCAAACACCCTGAATAGTTCATGGTGGACGGTAGACGGTGAACGTCATTAGTATTCGGCTAAAATTGTTTGACCCCCGTAGACCTGTTCACCGCATCTTACCTTAAAGTCCAAATTTTCCTTCCCTGTCCGGGGAGGCAAAATTATGAGATCAACCTGCGAACCACGCTCGATGAAGGAAAGCTTTTGCCCGATTTTTAAGAATTCTCCCTCTCTAACGAAACAAGTGATCTTATTGACGAATCTGTCCGCTATCTCCACGACGATGACGGAAATATCCTTGCCTTCCAGGACTAGGACGTTGCGCTCGTTGAAAAAGTGAAATTTTTTAGCGAATAAATCTACCACTCTCCGAAAAAATACAAGGTTAATATATTCCCACAAATCGACCATGGGTAAATTTACCCTGGCTGGGATGTAGAGGACCTTTTTCACCATTCCGGCAATGGGTGAATAATTGAAATGCACATCTAAGGGAGACATATAGATGCCCACCAGCCAACCATTTTTGATTTCTTCATCCATCCCCAGTTTCGTGATCTCCCCTAATTTGATCCACTGGTCCAATTTCCTCGAATGAACCTCACCTCCTGTTATCTTTTCTATATATAATACCCTTCCATCGGCAGGGGAGACGATTACGCCTTCCTTCCCAGGTGGGGTCCTCAAAGGGTCTCTATAGAACCACACCTTCCTCAAATAGAAGTAAGCTCCGAAGATTAAGATTACGAAAAAAAGAACAGACGAAATAATCCAATTCGAAACGTACAATTAGAAATCACTCCGCCCATAACCATTTAACCTGTTCACCATTCCCTCCATGCCTTCCAAAGGCAATAGGGTAACTTCGGTATGTAATAACCCAAAAACCCGGCGCAAATTTTGAGTGGACTTTCCCAAGATGCGTCTCCGTGTTCCTTCTCCGGAAGGGATCTAGATTCGAAAATACCAGTTCTATAAGCGTTGTCTAAAGCTGAGTAGGTTCTCAATAGACCATTCCGTTCGAAATAGCTCTTTACTTGATCCGAAGGGGTACTTAAAAACAGCTCTTTGGGTACACGATATAGCTCCATCAGCTCATCGTAAATCTCATCCAAAGATCTATCATATCCATGTACCGCGATTTGAAATCTAAGCTCATTATATCGGGCGATGTCGGACTCGAAATTCCTTTGGGAATCGACTATGGTCTTTATCGCTTTAACCAGCGTCCTGATCCTCCCTAAATCCCAAATGGGGTCAAATATCCTAATCTCTATGGTGCCCAATCTTTTAGCCAAAATTATATCCTGAAATCTATACTCCCAATCCGATCTCAAGCAACCTATGGCAAAAGATTTGGCAATTCTAAAGGATTGACCGAAATATTTTCCCCCGGCATAGGGAGAATTGACCGTGAGGAGGGCGAGCAGAGGGAGAAAATGGACGAGATTTTTGTGAACACGCTGTTGGTCCTTCACACCACCGATGTGAATTTGCAAGGCACAGGTGTTGGTAGGAGCTTCGTAGCTTATGAGGTGACCCAGAGGAATTATTAAGCCCTGGCACATGTCCATCAAATCTTTTCTGCGAGAGGCAAGGTCTTCAATGAGGGAGTCGACATCCTGATGCATGGAGGTGCTGATCTCTATTCCGCTCATCAGACCCTGTCTTATATCCCTTCCCCGAGCAAAATTGGAGGCTGTATGAAAGTAGTAGAATCGGGGATCTTTCCAGAGCAGCCTAGCCAGATAGTAAAGGGATCTAAGGGTTGGTTTTTCCGGCTCTACAATGAAAACTTCTTCTTCGATACCGAAGATCGCATTTTTCATGATCTCACCTCACGGTCAACACTTTAAACTCGTCCACCTAATTCAGCTCTTCCTCTGTTAATATCTTGACTCCTTCCCTCCTCAGCAGGGAAGCGGTCACACCATTTCCCTTCCTTAAATTATTGGTGAAAGTACCATCGTAAATTCGCCCAAAGCCGCAAGAGGGACTTCTCGCCTTAAGGATAGCCGCCCTTGCCCCAACCAATTTTGCCAATTTAAGAACCTCGTGAGCTCCTTTTATGCACTGAGTGGTCACATCCACACCCTCTTTGGTGAAAACACCAGTTCTTCCACCGAGAACATCCTCTCCACTTCCATCCCGAATTTCCATGGGTAAGCGCGGTGTAGGAAGTCCCCCCAACTGTTCAGGGCAAACGGGGATGGCCCTGCCTTGACTGACTAGTCTTTGCACCTTCCCCAGAAGCTTGTTTTTCCCATCGTATCTACAATTTATGCCCACCAAACAGGCACTCACTATGTATCGTCCCTCGTCCCTCGTCCCTCGATTCCCCTCACACCCTTTTGTGGAAGATATCTTTCTGTGAACGGTGAGCCGTGAACCATGAACCTCCATCATGCCTCCCAATACACCCGGCTCAGCCCTTCAATCTTAGAGAGCCCTTTTGTGACCTCTTCAGAATGCACACCCGAAGGCATTTCGACAATCAATTTAATGGTGCAAGTCTTCCGCTCTTCATCGCACTCCAAATCCACATCCTTTATATTCACACCCAACTCGCCCAGAGTGGAGCCAACCTTTCCCAACTGTCCGGGTCGATCCTCCGAGATCATGGTCAAAACTCGCCGACCCTTTAAGATTCGCAACTCAACTTCCTTAAAGACGGAGAGAACGATGAGTGTCAAAACGGTGGCCGCCAAAGCTGGAACATAAAAACCAATCCCCACAGCCAATCCTATTGCCGCCACTCCCCAGACGCTTGCAGCCGTCGTTAAGCCCCGTACAATGCTCCCTTGTTGAATAATGGCACCCGCTCCCAAGAAGCCGATGCCCACGACGACCGCCGCGGCGATTCGACTTGTGTCCACATATGGCTTTCCGGAGAAGGGATAAACGGATACCAGCATGAACAAGGTTGAGGCCATACAAACCAAAACGTGGGTGCGCAAACCAGCTGGCTTCTCAGCTCTTTCCCGCTGGTAGCCTATGATGCCGCCGAGGAAGGTGGCTAGAACTAACCTTATAACAACTTCTACAATCCCAATCCCAATCCCAATCATTTATAATGCCCCCTTTAAACTCCGAACACATGAGTCAGAAGAATTTTAGCTCTCTCCCATGAACCATGTCCCCTAGCCATGGACCCTTGACCCTTTTTACCAACTTACCTCGTAACTATGATACAACACTTCGACCGCCACCATCCATTTTCGATTTAATTAGGAAAAATTCTCCAACCTTCCATGGATTCCTGTATATAAGAAGGATAAATTGTCCCCTCGAATGTCTAAGATGTAAACCTGACTCGTTAATAGTCAAAATTAAATCATAAGGGAATCTTCGTAAAAAAGTTCGGTTATCCTCAAATTTGGGTTGAAATTTTTCCGCCTAGTTGATAAGCTATTTTTCGAACAGCTGTTCGAAAAAATAAAAAATATATGGGGATGGTGTCATTGAACTCAGTTAGGATCCTACACTTTGCCGATCTACATCTTGGAATGGAAAATTACGGCAAGATAGATTCCGCCACGGGACTCAATCAGCGCATCTTGGATTTCCTGAAATCCTTCTCTACCTGTGTGGATTACGCTCTCGAGAATGATATAGCTCTGGTAATCTTTGCGGGGGATGCCTATCGCACGAAAAATCCCTCCCCAACCCTACAAAGGGAGTTTGCAAAACAAATAAGGAGGCTCACCCGGGCGGGAATAAAGGTTCTGCTATTGGTGGGAAACCACGATGTTCCAAATACCGAAAAACACGCACACTCCCTGGCGGTCTTCGATGCCCTAGAGGTAGAGGGGGTAATCGTAGCCAGAGACTCAAGGGTCCACATCATCGACACCCATCAAGGAAGGGTCCAGGTGGCAACCCTCCCCCATTTCCCCAAGAGCCAACTTCTAAAACTCGATGAATACAAGGATAAGACGGTCGAGGAGATAAATCAGATCATGGCCAAGGAGATCGAGTCTGTTGTGGATCATCTGGCAACCGAAGTGAGAAAAAATTCCGAAATTCCCTCGATACTTGCCGCTCACATTAGCGTATCCACGGCAAAGCTTGGCTCTGAGCAGAGCATCATGGTGGGAAATGATCTTACCATATCACCCAGCGCTTTGCTTAAAGATGAATGGGATTATATCGCTTTGGGACATATCCATCGCCACCAAGTGTTGGAGGAATCGCCTCTCATGGTCTACTCGGGAAGCATAGAAAGGATAGACTTTGGTGAAGAAAAGGAGGATAAGGGCTTCTGCGTCATCGACCTGCCCCGATTCCATCGGGGCAGGTCCAAAAACGGTGCAACCCCTGCCTGTCGGCAGACACGGTACAAATTCGAAAAGACACCGGCGAGAGAATTCTTAAGCCTTGATATCCAATGCCTTACGACCAATCCTACCTTGGAGGTCCTTAGGTTAATTGCCGAGCACAATGTCAAGGACACCGTGATCAGGGTGATGATAAAAGTCCCTCCGCACTTAAGACATCTGGTTCAAAGGGATGAAATTCTTAAAAGCCTTTCCTCCGCTCATTACATTGCCTACGTGGATGTCGAATCCTTAGGCGAGAATGTTCGAACGAGGAATCCCAACTTGACCGAGTCCGCGGGACCTCTCGTGGCCCTTGAAGAATACATCTTATCGAGGGAAGAACTCAAAGAAAGGAGAGATGAGCTCCTTAAATTCGCTGGGGAGCTCATCGGCGAACTCCAGCAAGTCCGCAACGTACCTTGAGGAGTGCGATGAACCCATGATCCCGGTGGAACTTCGGCTAACCAACTTCATGAGCTACAAATACATGCCAGAACCATTGAGCTTTTCTAACATCCACACGACCTGTCTTTCGGGTCCCAACGGACACGGCAAATCCGCTCTCCTCGATGCGATCACCTGGTGTCTCTGGGGAAGGGCTCGAGGAGTGGATAGGCGCGGGTTGGGTGTCGATGATCTCATCCACCTCCACGAAGATCACATGCAGGTCGAGTTCACCTTTGAACTCGAAAATCAAAGATACAGGGTCATTCGATCTCGGGCAAGGGCAGGACGGGGTTCAACGAGGTTAGAATTCCAGATCTTGGATGTCCTGAAGGACGAACCTTCAGGGCGGGCCTGGCAATCTTTGACCGCTGATACGATCCATGAGACCCAGGAGAAAATCAACAATATTTTGCGCATGGATTATGAAACCTTCGTTAATTCAGCCTTCATCCTCCAAGGCAAAACCGATAGTTTTACCACCAAAAATCCCAACCAAAGGAAGGAAATCCTCGCAGATATCCTTGGTCTTTCCTTCTACGATGAACTGGAAGAGAGAGCGAAAGAACGCAAAAGGGAACGAGAGAAGGATGTGCAAATCTCAAATGTCCAAATCCAAAGAATAAATGAGGAATTAGCCAAGGAAGACGAATACAAAAGGGAAATCGAATCTTTGACCCGCAAACTTGGGTGTCTTCAAGGTGATATCGCCGCCCATGAGGAAAATTTAGGACGCTTAAGGGAACAGAAGGTGAAATTGGAGAGTAAAATTTGTGAGGCTAAAGAGCTTAAGATGAGGATGTCCCAACTTAAGAAGGGACTGGAAACCATCGAGACTCAAATTCAGCGATGCCGGAAGGAGATCGAGCGAGCTCAAGAGCTCATCGTCGATGCAGAGCGCATTAGGGAAGGTCATCGTGAGCTCAAAGACTCAAGAGCTCTTGAAGAAAAACTCGCCGAAAAATCCCGCCGCCAAAATGAAATTCTAAATGCCATGCGGGAGACGGAGAGAACTTATGTCCAAAGCCGAAGCGCTCTTGAGGCCAAGATCGAGAATTTAAAGAGAAAGGAGATGGAGCTTTCCCTCGATGCTTCGGAGATAAAAGCCCTGGAACAGAAATTGAAGAAAATCGAGGAAGAGCTAGCCCTTCTAAAGGAAAAAGAGGAAAGGCTGGAGACCTTAAGAGAGGATTTTTTGAATCTTCAACGGAGAAAGTCTCAAGTTACAAGCGAGAGTGAGACATTAAAAGAAAAACTGAAGACCACCGAAGAAAAGATAGAACTGCTGGGAAGCCTTCCTGAAGCCACGTGCCCCCTTTGTAAAAAGGAACTTACCGATGCAGAACGCGAGAATCTTCTAGGCCAATTCAAAGAAGAATTAGAGCGATACCTCATCTCATTGAAGGATAATACCTCAACACTTGAGCAAATCGAGGAAAGACTTGAGATTTTAGAAGAGATCGGGGTGACCATCAGGAAAGATCTAGGGGTTAAAGAAGCAATCTTAAATGCGCGAACCGAAACGTGTATGCAACTTCAGAAGGCAAAAGAAGCGGAGGAGGCTTTGAAAACCTTATGTTTGGAACGGGAAAATTCACAAAGGCAACTGGATACCGGGGAATTCGCTAAAGGAGTCTTAGCAAAGTTAGAAGAGTTTAAGACCGAGCTCAAAAAATTGAATTATAACCCCGACGAGCATGGGGACTTGAGAGAAAAAATTAAAGAGCTTTTACCTTATGAGCAAAAGCTGTTTCAACTGGATAACGCCTTGACAAAGATGGAATCCTTCAAGGAAACCCTGCATACCTTTGAATCACAAAAACAAGAAAAGATCGAGATCCTCAAAGGAGACAGAGAAAAAGAAACCCGGCTTCTCGAAGAGACAAACCGGTTGCCCGAACTGGAAAGACAGATATGCTTAAGGGAAAAAGAACTTGAGGAATTAAAGAAAGCGGAAAGGGAATTCTCCAATCGAATCGCAATCAACCAAGAATTTTTGAAAAATTGCCAAAATAAGCTCGTAGAAAAAGGGGAACTCGTTAAAGAGCGAGATCGATGTTTAAGCGAAATTGCCATCTACTCCGATCTGGCCACGGCCTTTGGCAAAAAGGGGATTCAGGCTCTCATCATCGAAAATGCCATTCCGGAGATTGAAGACGAAGCCAATAAACTTCTCCACAAACTCACAAATGGACGATTTAATGTGCGGTTTAGAACGCAAAGGAATCAGAAAACGGGCGGTATCATTGAAACCCTGGATCTAATCATTTCCGATGGAGAACTCGGTGATAGAAAATATGAGCTCTTCAGCGGCGGCGAGGCCTTTAGGATCAACTTCGCCATCAGGATTGCTTTATCCAAATTATTGGCCAAAAGAGCTGGCGCCAAGCTGGAAACCCTGGTCATCGATGAAGGTTTTGGTACACAAGACAACGAGGGGAGAGACAGACTCGTCGAAGCGATTTCCACAATAAAAGATGACTTTAAAAAGATAATCGTGGTCACACACTTGGAAGACTTAAGGGAAATGTTCCCCAACAGAATTGAAATCACCAAAAAACTTGGGTATGGTTCAATGGCTAAGGTGATTTAGGATATAGGTAAGGAGTATGTAAGGCAGCTGAAATTGTTGAGTCGCAGCTAAATCCCATTAGGATGGGGACAATTTACGACCCATCTATAGTTTCCCCGATTTTTTAACCCAGGAAGGACAGGTCTTCTGAAGACCGTGCTTACTATCGGAGACCTCAAGGGGTATCAAATTTAAATTACACTTTCCCGAAAAATGACGACACTTAAGACAACCCGACCAGGAGATATGCCAAGGGATGGTCTTGAGATGAGCTAAATACTCTTTGAAATGTTGAGGCAACAAATCTTGAAATTTCTCTCGGGCTTCGATCATGCGATCAAAATCTATGGCTGAACACAACTCCGAGAGAAGACAAAGTCGAGTCAACAATTCAAGGCGCTTGGATTTATCTTGGCGCTTGTTTAATTCACTGACGAGTTTATCTATCTCCTTCTCCAAGATGGAAATTTGCTCCCCTACATCCTCGCTCTTCCTCA
The nucleotide sequence above comes from Actinomycetota bacterium. Encoded proteins:
- a CDS encoding aminoglycoside phosphotransferase family protein; its protein translation is MKGFGYGSPILIEFEMDGRRKRAVLETMKAEGFGHDHFSDRACSLLLAHSTYNKLPKHISSLDVGAFTRTSSLISLGEAVEFFLLDEYVEGKEYFHDLERIKEREMIGEEDVMRAQALSDYLVEIHALKKDDPQLYTRRIRDLVGHGECIMGLIDSYPGDWHFIAEDFFQKVEVKCIDWRWRIKDKGYRLSRVHGDFHPWNVLFQSGLDFWVLDRSRGEWGEPADDFTAMSINYIFYSLQKYGELKGAFRILFLKFVHNYLEKTGDEEILLVCQPFYAWRALVIASPIWYPNLTDDVRKKLFNFIINVLDFEKFDIHNVNSYFEPPDVKSSSSTVHR
- a CDS encoding MgtC/SapB family protein, which encodes MIGIGIGIVEVVIRLVLATFLGGIIGYQRERAEKPAGLRTHVLVCMASTLFMLVSVYPFSGKPYVDTSRIAAAVVVGIGFLGAGAIIQQGSIVRGLTTAASVWGVAAIGLAVGIGFYVPALAATVLTLIVLSVFKEVELRILKGRRVLTMISEDRPGQLGKVGSTLGELGVNIKDVDLECDEERKTCTIKLIVEMPSGVHSEEVTKGLSKIEGLSRVYWEA
- a CDS encoding SMC family ATPase; translated protein: MSSLNSLGSSSANSSKSATYLEECDEPMIPVELRLTNFMSYKYMPEPLSFSNIHTTCLSGPNGHGKSALLDAITWCLWGRARGVDRRGLGVDDLIHLHEDHMQVEFTFELENQRYRVIRSRARAGRGSTRLEFQILDVLKDEPSGRAWQSLTADTIHETQEKINNILRMDYETFVNSAFILQGKTDSFTTKNPNQRKEILADILGLSFYDELEERAKERKREREKDVQISNVQIQRINEELAKEDEYKREIESLTRKLGCLQGDIAAHEENLGRLREQKVKLESKICEAKELKMRMSQLKKGLETIETQIQRCRKEIERAQELIVDAERIREGHRELKDSRALEEKLAEKSRRQNEILNAMRETERTYVQSRSALEAKIENLKRKEMELSLDASEIKALEQKLKKIEEELALLKEKEERLETLREDFLNLQRRKSQVTSESETLKEKLKTTEEKIELLGSLPEATCPLCKKELTDAERENLLGQFKEELERYLISLKDNTSTLEQIEERLEILEEIGVTIRKDLGVKEAILNARTETCMQLQKAKEAEEALKTLCLERENSQRQLDTGEFAKGVLAKLEEFKTELKKLNYNPDEHGDLREKIKELLPYEQKLFQLDNALTKMESFKETLHTFESQKQEKIEILKGDREKETRLLEETNRLPELERQICLREKELEELKKAEREFSNRIAINQEFLKNCQNKLVEKGELVKERDRCLSEIAIYSDLATAFGKKGIQALIIENAIPEIEDEANKLLHKLTNGRFNVRFRTQRNQKTGGIIETLDLIISDGELGDRKYELFSGGEAFRINFAIRIALSKLLAKRAGAKLETLVIDEGFGTQDNEGRDRLVEAISTIKDDFKKIIVVTHLEDLREMFPNRIEITKKLGYGSMAKVI
- a CDS encoding S-methyl-5'-thioadenosine phosphorylase produces the protein MVQPKAEIGVFGGSGFYSFLEGVREYAIETPYGLPSDRIAIGEIGGRKVAFLPRHGRHHQYPPHMINYRANIYAMKQLGVTQIIAPCASGSLQPHVKRGDFVICDQYVDRTRGRRDTFYNGPISTHVSAADPYCPVLRKIAYETAKELGISVHERGTVVIIQGPRFSTRSESKWFSSQGWEAINMTQYPEVHLARELELCYVAIVLITDYDVGLEGMPEVEPVTAEEVFRVFQENNERVRKLLFAMIPKLPKERKCICSTALRGARFE
- a CDS encoding exonuclease SbcCD subunit D; this translates as MNSVRILHFADLHLGMENYGKIDSATGLNQRILDFLKSFSTCVDYALENDIALVIFAGDAYRTKNPSPTLQREFAKQIRRLTRAGIKVLLLVGNHDVPNTEKHAHSLAVFDALEVEGVIVARDSRVHIIDTHQGRVQVATLPHFPKSQLLKLDEYKDKTVEEINQIMAKEIESVVDHLATEVRKNSEIPSILAAHISVSTAKLGSEQSIMVGNDLTISPSALLKDEWDYIALGHIHRHQVLEESPLMVYSGSIERIDFGEEKEDKGFCVIDLPRFHRGRSKNGATPACRQTRYKFEKTPAREFLSLDIQCLTTNPTLEVLRLIAEHNVKDTVIRVMIKVPPHLRHLVQRDEILKSLSSAHYIAYVDVESLGENVRTRNPNLTESAGPLVALEEYILSREELKERRDELLKFAGELIGELQQVRNVP
- a CDS encoding phosphatidylserine decarboxylase, producing the protein MYVSNWIISSVLFFVILIFGAYFYLRKVWFYRDPLRTPPGKEGVIVSPADGRVLYIEKITGGEVHSRKLDQWIKLGEITKLGMDEEIKNGWLVGIYMSPLDVHFNYSPIAGMVKKVLYIPARVNLPMVDLWEYINLVFFRRVVDLFAKKFHFFNERNVLVLEGKDISVIVVEIADRFVNKITCFVREGEFLKIGQKLSFIERGSQVDLIILPPRTGKENLDFKVRCGEQVYGGQTILAEY
- a CDS encoding adenylyl-sulfate kinase, coding for MEDKRGFALWITGLPASGKSSLAQTVKKLLKERNIDVEILESDDLRTKLLPLSTYTEKEREFFYNALVCLGKMLVDHGMNVIFDATANKRKFRDKARKEIQNFMEVYVKCPLEECMRRDPKGIYRAAKSEEATTVPGAQVPYEEPLAPEMIIESDRETPKRGAEKILQKMQEKFDWLYWVCT
- a CDS encoding tRNA 4-thiouridine(8) synthase ThiI, which translates into the protein MAKNGSFTPTTNNQQPTEIKAVALLSGGLDSMLAVKVIQEQGIQVVGVSFVTPFFSAKRAKEAAKQLSIPLHIFDITHEHLEIVKRPKYGYGKYMNPCIDCHAFMVKKAGEFMEQIGASFIVSGEVLGERPKSQNRTALRIVEKESGYRGYLLRPLSAKLLPLTVPEEKGLVDRESLLSIQGRSRKPQLELAERYGFKDFPTSAGGCLLTDPIFSQRLRDLLAEKKNPTIKELDLLKLGRHFRSLEGIKIVVARNQRENELFLELTQPEDWIFQVRGYPGPRTLVRGKDVGEQTIKKAAILAARYSKARNLPRVKVGYRRDGEEEKIIEVEYPLKSLSSSVNKAYQNECKM
- a CDS encoding DUF523 domain-containing protein; translated protein: MEVHGSRLTVHRKISSTKGCEGNRGTRDEGRYIVSACLVGINCRYDGKNKLLGKVQRLVSQGRAIPVCPEQLGGLPTPRLPMEIRDGSGEDVLGGRTGVFTKEGVDVTTQCIKGAHEVLKLAKLVGARAAILKARSPSCGFGRIYDGTFTNNLRKGNGVTASLLRREGVKILTEEELN